A genomic window from Melopsittacus undulatus isolate bMelUnd1 chromosome 7, bMelUnd1.mat.Z, whole genome shotgun sequence includes:
- the ADISSP gene encoding adipose-secreted signaling protein produces the protein MATASKGSKAKGGSVRFAPVQPPEGSHGHVHFPEQLHDSAVMVTQEGDGSFLVKVGFLKILHKYEITFLLPWGAGRGLCPIPLPSLHLRLTSITPLPAGYSVKCEYTAHKEGVLKEEMVLASEAGEGATIRVVVQARVMDRHHGTPMLLDGVRCIGAELEYDSEQSDWHGFD, from the exons ATGGCCACGGCCAGCAAGG GCAGCAAGGCCAAGGGGGGCTCTGTTCGCTTCGCCCCAGTGCAGCCCCCCGAGGGCTCCCATGGCCACGTCCACTTCCCGGAGCAGCTCCATGACTCGGCTGTGATGGTGACACAGGAGGGGGACGGCAGCTTCCTGGTGAag GTGGGATTCCTGAAGATCCTGCACAAGTACGAGATCACCTTCCTGCTGCCATGGGGTGCGGGCAGGGGGCTCTGCCCCATACCCCTGCCCAGCCTCCACCTGCGCctcacctccatcaccccccTGCCCGCAG GTTACAGTGTGAAGTGTGAGTACACGGCGCACAAGGAGGGGGTGCTGAAGGAGGAGATGGTCCTGGCCAGCGAGGCCGGCGAAGGAGCCACCATCAGGGTCGTGGTCCAAGCCCGTGTCATGG ACCGGCACCACGGCACCCCAATGCTGCTGGATGGGGTGCGCTGCATCGGTGCAGAGCTGGAGTACGACTCGGAGCAGAGCGACTGGCATGGCTTCGATTAG
- the HSPA12B gene encoding LOW QUALITY PROTEIN: heat shock 70 kDa protein 12B (The sequence of the model RefSeq protein was modified relative to this genomic sequence to represent the inferred CDS: deleted 1 base in 1 codon) yields the protein MAMLLEPGMQNLHLGANGERCPTPSPPGSPETPHDSCSIAPLTPSQSPRSDSRSQQTSSFSVVVAIDFGTTSSGYAFSFCSDPDTIHMMRKWEGGDPGVANQKSPTSLLLSPDGAFHSFGYTARDYYHDLDPEEAREWLYFEKFKMKIHSTSELTMSTELEAVNGKKLPALEVFAHALRFFKQHAVQELKEQCPALPERDGIRWVITVPAIWKQPAKQFMREAAYRAGLVSPENPEQLLIALEPEAASIYCRKLRLHQLIDLSCRSTGPGLDPEHPIDSSFRQAREQLRRSRHSRTFLVESGMGELWSEMQAGDRYIVADCGGGTVDLTVHQIEKPQGTLKELYKASGGPYGAVGVDLAFEQLLCRIFGADFISTFKAKRPAAWVDLSIAFEARKRAAAPARASAINVSLPFSFIDFYRKHRGHSVETAMRRSNVNFVKWSSQGMLRMSPEAMSELFQPTISQIIKHIDALLKKPEVQGIKFLFLVGGFAESPMLQRAAQEAFGSVCRVLVPQDVGLTILKGAVLFGLDPTVVRVRRSPLSYGVGVLNRFVEGQHPREKLLLKGGRMWCTDVFERFVAVDQSVALGEVVERSYCPARPGQRRTVINVYCSADDSARYITDPGVRRCGTVSLELERQCRHMGARREIRASMQFGDTEIKVTAVDVSTAKTVRATIDFLAN from the exons ATGGCGATGCTGCTGGAGCCTGGGATGCAGAACCTGCACTTGG GTGCCAATGGTGAGCGCTGCCCCACACCGtcc ccccccggctccccgGAGACACCCCATGATAGCTGCAGCATCGCCCCATTGACGCCCTCCCAGTCACCG AGGAGCGATTCTCGCTCCCAACAAACCTCATCCTTCTCTGTGGTGGTGGCCATAGACTTCGGGACCACATCCAGCGGGTACGCGTTCAGCTTCTGCAGCGACCCCGACACCATACACATGATGAG GAAGTGGGAAGGAGGGGACCCAGGGGTGGCCAACCAGAAGAGCCCCACCAGCCTCCTGCTGAGCCCTGACGGAGCCTTCCACAGCTTCGGGTACACTGCCAGGGACTATTACCATGACCTGGACCCCGAGGAGGCCAGAGAGTGGCTCTACTTCGAGAAGTTCAAGATGAAGATCCACAGCACCAGT GAGCTCACCATGAGCACGGAGCTGGAAGCCGTCAATGGGAAGAAGCTGCCGGCGCTGGAGGTGTTTGCCCACGCGCTCCGGTTCTTCAAGCAGCATGCGGTGCAG gagctgaaggagcagTGCCCAGCGCTGCCGGAGCGGGATGGGATCCGCTGGGTCATCACCGTGCCGGCCATATGGAAGCAGCCGGCAAAGCAGTTCATGAGGGAGGCGGCCTATAGG GCCGGGCTGGTGTCCCCGGAGAACCCGGAGCAGCTCCTGATCGCGCTGGAGCCTGAAGCCGCCTCCATCTACTGCAGGAAGCTCCGGCTCCATCAACTGATCGACCTGAGCTGCAGGTCCACGGGGCCAGGGCTGGATCCAGAGCATCCCATTGACTCCAGCTTCCGGCAGG CTCGGGAACAGCTCCGGAGATCCCGTCACAGCCGCACATTCCTGGTGGAATCGGGAATGGGGGAGCTCTGGTCCGAGATGCAGGCAG GTGACAGGTACATCGTGGCTGACTGCGGGGGGGGCACCGTGGACCTCACCGTGCATCAGATCGAGAAGCCCCAAGGAACCCTAAAGGAGCTGTACAAAGCCTCGG GAGGTCCCTATGGTGCCGTTGGGGTAGACCTGGCCttcgagcagctcctgtgccgCATCTTCGGGGCCGACTTCATCTCCACGTTCAAGGCCAAGCGGCCGGCGGCCTGGGTGGACCTGAGCATTGCCTTCGAGGCGCGGAAGCGCGCGGCCGCCCCGGCGCGTGCCAGCGCCATCAACGTCTCACTGCCCTTCTCCTTCATTGACTTCTACCGCAAGCACCGCGGGCACAGCGTGGAGACGGCAATGAGGAGGAGCAA TGTGAACTTCGTGAAGTGGTCATCACAAGGGATGCTGCGCATGTCACCCGAGGCCATGAGCGAGCTCTTCCAGCCCACCATCAGTCAGATCATCAAGCACATCG acGCCCTCCTCAAGAAACCCGAGGTCCAAGGCATCAAGTTCCTGTTCCTGGTTGGCGGCTTCGCCGAGTCCCCGATGCTGCAGCGCGCGGCGCAGGAGGCGTTCGGCTCCGTGTGCCGCGTGCTGGTGCCGCAGGACGTGGGGCTCACCATCCTCAAGGGCGCCGTGCTCTTCGGCCTCGACCCCACCGTGGTGCGCGTGCGGCGCTCGCCCCTGTCCTACGGCGTGGGGGTCCTCAACCGCTTCGTGGAGGGGCAGCACCCGCGCGAGAAGCTGCTGCTCAAGGGCGGGCGCATGTGGTGCACCGACGTCTTCGAGCGCTTCGTGGCCGTGGACCAGTCGGTGGCGCTGGGAGAGGTGGTGGAGCGCAGTTACTGCCCGGCGAGGCCGGGCCAGCGCCGCACCGTCATTAACGTCTATTGCAGCGCCGATGACAGCGCGCGGTACATCACCGACCCCGGCGTGCGCCGCTGCGGCACCGtcagcctggagctggagcGGCAGTGCCGGCACATGGGAGCGCGCAGGGAGATCCGGGCGTCCATGCAGTTTGGTGACACCGAGATCAAGGTGACGGCCGTGGATGTCAGCACGGCCAAGACCGTGAGGGCAACCATTGACTTCTTGGCTAACTGA